In Denticeps clupeoides chromosome 1, fDenClu1.1, whole genome shotgun sequence, a single window of DNA contains:
- the LOC114791129 gene encoding ras-related protein Rab-38: MQQERLLKVLVIGDLGVGKTSIIKRYVHQIFSHHYRATIGVDFALKVFNWDHQTVIRLQLWDIAGQERYGNMTRVYYREAVGALVVFDMTRASTFQAVLKWKGDLDAKVALGNGRPVPAVLLANKCDLQHQGLCTKGPKLETFTREHGFVGWYETSAKDDTNIDAAITCLVENIMSRDSDSAPLDSDPGVVILPAFDCTLRDSGGPSCTLCNKVQTRQRGRRDLLKDWS; this comes from the exons ATGCAACAGGAGCGTTTGCTCAAGGTCCTAGTGATTGGGGACCTGGGAGTCGGGAAGACCTCCATCATAAAGCGCTATGTCCACCAGATCTTCTCCCACCATTACAGAGCCACTATCGGAGTGGACTTTGCCCTGAAAGTTTTCAACTGGGATCACCAGACGGTCATACGCCTGCAGTTGTGGGACATTGCCG gacAGGAGCGCTACGGAAACATGACCCGTGTGTACTACAGGGAAGCCGTTGGGGCGCTGGTGGTGTTTGACATGACCAGGGCGTCCACCTTTCAAGCGGTACTCAAATGGAAGGGTGACCTGGATGCCAAGGTCGCCCTTGGCAATGGGCGCCCGGTACCCGCCGTCCTCTTGGCCAACAAATGCGATCTGCAGCACCAGGGGTTGTGCACCAAAGGGCCCAAACTGGAAACCTTCACCCGCGAGCATGGCTTCGTCGGCTGGTACGAAACATCTGCCAAG GACGACACAAACATTGACGCTGCCATCACGTGTCTGGTGGAGAACATAATGTCGAGAGATAGCGACAGCGCGCCCCTGGACTCGGACCCCGGTGTGGTCATCCTTCCTGCGTTCGACTGCACCCTGAGGGACAGCGGCGGTCCCAGCTGCACGCTCTGCAATAAAGTCCAGACACGCCAACGAGGAAGGAGAGACCTACTGAAAGACTGGAGTTGA
- the rab39bb gene encoding RAB39B, member RAS oncogene family b, whose translation MEAIWLYQFRLIVIGDSTVGKSCLIRRFTEGRFAQVSDPTVGVDFFSRLVEIEPGKRIKLQIWDTAGQERFRSITRAYYRNSVGGLLLFDITNRRSFQNVHEWLEEARSHVQPHSIVFLLVGHKCDLEAQRQVSRQEAEKLAAAYGMRYVETSARDAINVEKAFTELTRDIFELVKCGDIAIQEGWEGVKSGFVPNVVHSSEEVTKSDRRCLC comes from the exons ATGGAGGCGATATGGCTGTACCAGTTTCGATTGATTGTCATCGGAGACTCCACTGTGGGCAAGTCATGCTTGATACGGCGCTTCACTGAGGGGCGGTTCGCTCAAGTGTCAGACCCCACCGTCGGTGTAGATTTCTTCTCTCGTCTCGTGGAGATCGAACCAGGAAAGCGAATTAAACTTCAGATCTGGGACACTGCAGGTCAAGAGCGCTTCAG GTCCATCACCAGAGCCTACTACCGCAATTCCGTGGGAGGCCTCTTGCTCTTCGACATCACCAACCGCCGCTCCTTCCAGAACGTCCACGAGTGGCTGGAGGAGGCGCGCAGCCACGTGCAGCCGCACAGTATCGTCTTCCTGCTGGTGGGGCACAAGTGCGACCTGGAGGCCCAGCGGCAGGTCAGCCGCCAGGAGGCAGAGAAGCTGGCAGCCGCTTACGGCATGCGCTACGTGGAGACGTCGGCGCGCGACGCCATCAACGTTGAGAAGGCCTTCACCGAGCTGACGCGTGACATCTTCGAGCTGGTCAAGTGCGGAGACATCGCCATCCAGGAGGGCTGGGAGGGGGTGAAGAGCGGCTTCGTGCCCAACGTGGTGCACTCCTCCGAGGAGGTGACCAAGAGCGACCGTCGCTGCCTGTGCTGA
- the vbp1 gene encoding prefoldin subunit 3: MSLFKMATTIESGNAGAANKKKHLGIPAAVFVEDVDSFMKQPGNDTADAVLRKLDEQYQKYKYMELNLVQKKMRLKNQIPQIKQTLAILKHMQKKKDTTEPLDTHFLLADNVYCKASVPPTDKVCLWLGANVMLEYDIDEAESLLEKNLATASRNLESLEEDLDFLRDQFTTTEVNMARVYNWDVMRRSKDNVLKAAERS, translated from the exons ATGAGCCTTTTCAAAATGGCGACCACCATAGAGAGTGGCAACGCTGGAGCGGCGAACAAGAAGAAGCATCTCGGCATTCCCGCGGCCGTGTTTGTG GAAGATGTAGATTCATTCATGAAGCAGCCGGGCAATGACACCGCAGATGCTGTCCTGAGGAAACTGGATGAGCAATATCAGAAATACAAGTATATGGAGCTCAATCTGGTCCAAAAGAAAATGAG GTTGAAAAACCAGATTCCACAAATTAAGCAGACATTAGCGATTTTAAAACACATGCAGAAAAAGAAG GACACTACAGAACCATTGGATACACACTTTTTATTGGCTGATAATGTATACTGCAAGGCTTCAGTTCCACCCACAGATAAAGTGTGTTTGTGGCTTGGG GCCAATGTTATGCTGGAATATGACATAGACGAGGCGGAGTCTCTATTGGAAAAGAACCTGGCAACTGCTTCCAGAAACCTGGAGTCCTTGGAAGAAGACTTGGACTTCCTCAGAGACCAGTTTACCACCACTGAAGTCA ATATGGCACGAGTCTACAACTGGGATGTGATGAGGAGGAGCAAAGACAATGTCTTGAAAGCAGCCGAGAGGTCGTAA